A genomic region of Zygotorulaspora mrakii chromosome 7, complete sequence contains the following coding sequences:
- the CMG1 gene encoding Cmg1p (similar to Saccharomyces cerevisiae YLR271W; ancestral locus Anc_6.64): protein MSKKRPSKDLEDFESLKNRLTKKHLKRSENGSSDHSRIGNSDHQSEAGTEEEKGAESTTEAGAGRSVNSSFSDGRRWQNRSWKHFAFGGKAVNPLEVDAKEDLPKIMPRGFQIMANMGYKVDDSLDITLKLARMPDFSLRSQSRKGLRGNETVEHRNRLSSNKMTNKKIGILQSLQEIAFEMTGDMNIYAPGQDPRDFNVLWRSYVRQLNGYIVKKPIITEPDTEEELRLEEVHEIDGHLKIISTEEGEEAEEDVSVDDQNNRISSLEVEFLPDDYDGEDEELDLFLHLDIDEQIMKIHIFLRSELYYCFYCGKKYQSDQEMFENCPGIIEDDHK from the coding sequence atgtcaaagaaaaggCCTTCGAAAGACTTGGAGGACtttgaatcattgaaaaataggCTTACTAAGAAGCATTTGAAGAGGAGTGAGAATGGCAGCTCCGATCATAGCAGGATTGGCAATAGTGATCATCAAAGTGAAGCAGGaactgaagaagagaaaggaGCGGAAAGCACTACGGAAGCAGGAGCAGGACGAAGCGTCAACAGCAGCTTCTCAGATGGTAGACGATGGCAAAACAGAAGTTGGAAGCATTTCGCATTCGGTGGAAAAGCTGTAAACCCCTTGGAAGTTGACGCTAAAGAAGATTTACCAAAAATAATGCCGCGAggttttcaaataatggCAAATATGGGCTACAAAGTAGATGATAGTTTAGATATAACATTAAAGTTAGCTCGCATGCCTGATTTTTCTCTACGGAGTCAAAGTAGAAAGGGCCTGCGAGGGAATGAGACTGTTGAACACAGGAACAGGCTAAGTAGTAATAAAATGACAAATAAGAAGATTGGTATCTTGCAATCATTGCAAGAGATAGCGTTTGAGATGACAGGTGATATGAACATATACGCTCCGGGACAGGATCCAAGGGACTTCAATGTGCTTTGGAGAAGTTACGTGAGACAGCTCAACGGCTATATCGTCAAGAAACCAATCATCACAGAACCTGACACCGAGGAAGAATTACGGCTAGAAGAAGTACACGAGATTGATGGTCACCTAAAAATTATCAGCACTGAGGAAGGAGAAGAGGCAGAGGAGGATGTTTCCGTAGATGATCAGAATAATCGTATTTCCTCTTTAGAGGTAGAGTTTCTACCAGACGACTATGATGGGGAAGACGAGGAGCTGGACCTCTTTCTGCACCTCGATATAGATGAGCAGATCATGAAAATACACATATTCTTGCGTTCTGAACTctattattgtttttattGCGgaaagaaatatcaaaGTGACCAAGAGATGTTTGAAAATTGTCCTGGGATCATAGAAGATGACCATAAATGA